AATACATccataatattattatatattaggTAATAGTAAATTTGAGTAAACAACAAGAAAGATCAAGAgggagaaagagagaaaggaAATAAAATTCCACATCAACCGGAATTTAAATCCGAACCCTCATTCCTGTGCGTGTGTCAGTGTAtctatcattcaatgaatgtcTGCAatagtatgtgtgtgtgtgtgtgtatgtgttcgcacaaagaaataaaattatttggtaaaaatcataatttaaaaataaatgacacAATGAATTAAGAACAaagaatgattgattgaatgatgcgATAATACTTGAATGTCTGAAATTGATCAAGTTTTAAGTATATATgtattttgtgtgtttgggtGATTTGAATTTCTGCCGTTGgatatcattatttgattatttgacTAGCCAAAATGCATAAAAACTCCACGACTTGTTTCAAGATTTTCTGCCGATTTTTTACTTAGATAATGTCTAAGCGCATCATTAGCAgttgaggatgatgatggctgagATGAATACGGAtgtgatgatgctgatgatggtaCCATGACTGGTACCAGAATGTAACGTACTGATGATCCTTTATTGCcaccataataatcatcggCAAACGAAGAACCAGTATCTGGAACTTGATTGGCCATTGCTTCCAGCTGACTTGCAGCAGtatcttcatcattgtttgatcGTTTACCGAAATGCATGATGTTATGTGGTGCACGACCAAATCGCATGATTGAATGTCCAGCATATGCAGcagtattatc
This is a stretch of genomic DNA from Dermatophagoides farinae isolate YC_2012a chromosome 2, ASM2471394v1, whole genome shotgun sequence. It encodes these proteins:
- the LOC124500023 gene encoding uncharacterized protein LOC124500023 is translated as MSSIIIVNNNNMLIKMLSLVMAMIIVQSSICQSLVIPDSQSQRLKAERQRQDSSSSNVRQRRSTIAGEPLWDGTTSKLAGNRIVLTKRSIGDDNTAAYAGHSIMRFGRAPHNIMHFGKRSNNDEDTAASQLEAMANQVPDTGSSFADDYYGGNKGSSVRYILVPVMVPSSASSHPYSSQPSSSSTANDALRHYLSKKSAENLETSRGVFMHFG